A single genomic interval of Nostoc commune NIES-4072 harbors:
- a CDS encoding nucleoside transporter C-terminal domain-containing protein, which yields MERAISALGILVFIGISYAFSVNRRAVRWRIVAWGLGLEFALALMILKTPWADCRQVGALLGTKTILNEFIAFLDLKTLIESGKISQRAVIIATYALCNFANIGSIGITIGGITGIAPNRQHDLARMGVRSMIGGLLAGFITACIAGMLI from the coding sequence ATGGAACGCGCTATTTCTGCGTTGGGGATTTTAGTTTTTATCGGTATATCCTACGCCTTCTCGGTTAATCGTCGTGCGGTGCGTTGGCGCATAGTGGCGTGGGGTTTGGGATTAGAGTTTGCATTGGCGCTAATGATTCTTAAAACTCCTTGGGCTGATTGTCGGCAAGTGGGGGCTTTATTGGGTACAAAAACAATTCTGAATGAGTTTATTGCTTTTTTGGATTTGAAGACACTAATTGAAAGTGGTAAAATTTCCCAACGTGCAGTAATTATTGCGACTTACGCTTTATGTAATTTTGCCAATATCGGTTCAATTGGAATTACTATTGGCGGCATTACTGGAATAGCACCTAATCGCCAGCATGATTTAGCTCGCATGGGTGTAAGGTCAATGATTGGCGGATTGTTAGCGGGTTTTATTACCGCTTGTATTGCTGGGATGTTGATTTAA
- a CDS encoding fasciclin domain-containing protein, producing the protein MFSSFRRPSARVALVVLGMTAATITPIVISTPASSQTTVPSTTPSPETQSPATPSPTSSVNLSDVSSDYWARPFIQALADNNVISGFPDGSFRPNQGVTRAEFAALIQKAFPNQNRIRQLSAGGFRDVPAGYWAASAIQNAYETGFLAGYPGNEFRPNEQIPKVQAIVAITSGLGLTGSTTGSSTDLSTYYNDASAIPNYAVASVTAATQSNIVVNYPDVKQLNPQQPLTRAEAAALLYQALARQGRVQPIASNLPASQYIVGATQTGTDIVSLAASSTSLTTLTSLLKTAGLTDILQQPGPYTVFAPTDQAFAALPAATLQQLQQPENRDALIKILSYHVVPGAVTSSQLSTGELKTSEQSPVNIQIDRANNQVSVNNARVIQADVQASNGVIHAINQVLIPPDVNISQLNQPGTGTPNATTPQVRPGRTTLGGPSYIGVAGNIGLSGSDTALSDGNFAAISKIGLTRNISVRPSVIFGDDTLFMVPLTLDFSPRTAGSVGNRTFAISPYIGAGVAIEANLDTDIGLLLTGGVDLPIGSRFTVTGGVNAAFLDETDVGLLLGVGYNF; encoded by the coding sequence ATGTTTAGTTCGTTTCGTCGGCCATCAGCAAGGGTTGCTTTAGTAGTTTTGGGAATGACAGCTGCTACAATCACTCCCATAGTAATTTCTACCCCAGCTTCGTCTCAAACTACTGTTCCATCTACGACACCATCGCCTGAAACACAATCACCTGCGACACCATCGCCTACTTCATCAGTAAACTTGTCTGATGTTTCCTCAGATTATTGGGCGCGTCCTTTCATTCAAGCTTTAGCTGACAATAACGTAATTAGTGGCTTTCCTGATGGCAGCTTCAGGCCGAATCAAGGTGTGACTCGTGCAGAGTTTGCCGCCCTAATTCAAAAAGCTTTCCCTAACCAAAATCGAATTCGGCAATTAAGCGCAGGTGGATTTAGAGATGTTCCTGCTGGCTATTGGGCAGCTTCTGCAATTCAGAATGCCTACGAAACTGGATTTTTGGCAGGTTATCCTGGTAATGAGTTTAGACCAAATGAACAAATACCGAAGGTACAGGCGATCGTTGCTATAACCAGTGGTTTGGGTTTAACCGGTAGCACCACTGGAAGCAGTACTGACCTCAGCACCTACTACAACGACGCTTCAGCTATCCCGAACTATGCTGTTGCTAGTGTGACAGCAGCAACGCAATCTAATATTGTTGTTAACTATCCAGATGTAAAACAACTCAATCCGCAACAGCCCCTAACTCGTGCTGAAGCTGCGGCACTCTTATATCAAGCTTTGGCTAGACAAGGAAGGGTGCAACCCATTGCTAGCAATCTTCCAGCTAGTCAATATATTGTGGGTGCAACTCAAACTGGTACTGATATTGTTTCTCTTGCTGCATCCAGTACTTCTTTGACAACTCTGACTTCTTTATTAAAGACAGCTGGTTTAACAGATATTCTTCAACAGCCTGGCCCCTATACAGTCTTCGCTCCCACCGATCAAGCATTTGCTGCTTTACCTGCTGCTACCTTACAGCAGTTACAGCAACCAGAAAATAGAGATGCATTGATCAAGATTTTGTCATACCATGTCGTTCCTGGTGCAGTAACTTCTAGTCAACTCTCGACTGGAGAATTGAAAACCTCTGAACAAAGCCCTGTAAATATTCAAATTGATCGCGCTAATAATCAAGTCTCGGTGAATAATGCCAGAGTTATCCAGGCAGATGTCCAAGCTAGCAATGGTGTTATCCATGCAATTAATCAAGTCCTGATTCCGCCTGATGTTAACATCAGTCAGTTAAATCAACCAGGAACAGGAACCCCAAATGCTACAACGCCTCAGGTAAGGCCAGGTAGAACTACTCTTGGTGGCCCTAGCTATATTGGAGTTGCTGGTAACATTGGTTTGAGTGGCAGCGATACAGCTCTGAGCGATGGTAACTTTGCAGCGATTAGCAAAATTGGTCTGACACGCAATATATCAGTGCGACCATCAGTGATCTTTGGGGATGATACACTATTTATGGTTCCCTTGACTTTGGATTTCTCTCCCCGCACAGCAGGTTCGGTGGGCAATAGAACCTTTGCTATATCTCCTTATATAGGTGCTGGTGTTGCCATTGAAGCTAATCTCGATACTGATATTGGATTACTGCTAACTGGTGGTGTAGACCTTCCTATTGGTTCTCGATTTACGGTGACAGGTGGTGTAAATGCTGCTTTTCTAGATGAAACTGATGTAGGGCTACTATTAGGAGTTGGCTACAACTTCTAA